A window of Pseudomonadota bacterium contains these coding sequences:
- a CDS encoding epoxyqueuosine reductase QueH has product MTTIKKVLLHICCAPCSIYPLKQLKSENAEVYGFFYNPNIHPYTEFLKRLKTLENYAKISLLPLETDGSYEIEDFLKGALEYGKDRCLFCYRIRLEKAFQKGRETGAEAVTTTLLYSKYQRHDDIKTIGGELSDQYGIDFLYRDFRIGWKEGVEESKKLNMYRQSYCGCIFSERERFKGK; this is encoded by the coding sequence ATGACAACAATAAAAAAAGTGCTTCTTCACATATGTTGCGCCCCATGCAGCATTTATCCTTTAAAGCAATTGAAAAGCGAGAATGCAGAGGTATATGGATTTTTTTATAATCCCAACATTCACCCCTATACGGAATTCTTAAAAAGATTAAAGACGCTTGAAAATTATGCAAAAATATCTCTGCTGCCGTTAGAAACAGATGGTTCCTATGAGATTGAAGACTTTTTGAAGGGCGCCCTTGAATATGGGAAAGACAGATGTCTTTTCTGTTACAGGATAAGGCTGGAAAAAGCATTTCAAAAAGGCAGGGAAACAGGTGCGGAGGCCGTGACAACAACGCTCCTCTATAGCAAATACCAGAGGCATGATGATATAAAGACAATAGGCGGGGAATTGTCCGACCAATATGGAATAGATTTTCTTTATAGGGATTTCAGGATTGGGTGGAAAGAAGGGGTGGAGGAGTCAAAGAAACTGAATATGTACAGACAAAGCTATTGTGGGTGCATATTCAGCGAAAGAGAGAGATTCAAGGGGAAATAA
- a CDS encoding AMP-binding protein yields the protein MGDVYTHIGEILARNARMYPDDVALIERTAVPKARQEITWKQFDDRANQFSNVLAKKGIKKGDKVVHFMMNSVDWLVAYFGIVRTGAWVVPLNFRFTADDVKYCSDVAEPKMVIFDEEFTGRIDAIKDKLPTVKNYICAGKTVPSYAESFASLVYASPSNALDTMITYDDPCGLYFTSGTTGQPKPILLTHKNMLSACITENAHHRQTKKDCFILIPPLYHTGAKMHWFGSFIVGSKAVILKGVTPEWVLEAVNEEGGTIVWLLVPWAQDILLKFDSGELKPTDYNLSQWRLMHIGAQPVPPALIKHWKEYFPTMDYDTNYGLSESTGPGCVHLGMGNEHKIGAIGIPGFNWETKIVDENGNLVKSGEPGELCVRGDGVMREYYKNQEATAKSLIDGWLFTGDMARQDEDGFIWLVDRKKDIIITGGENVFPVEVEDFLHTNPKVKDVAAIGLPDDRLGEIIAVIIDVVPGKTLTEDEVAKFCEGLPKYKRPRKIIFDEVPRNPTGKIEKPKLRKKFNGMKEAFKI from the coding sequence ATGGGAGATGTATACACACATATTGGTGAAATATTAGCAAGAAATGCACGTATGTACCCCGATGATGTGGCGCTCATCGAACGGACAGCGGTTCCGAAGGCAAGACAGGAGATAACATGGAAACAGTTTGATGACAGGGCAAATCAATTTTCAAATGTCCTTGCAAAGAAGGGCATAAAGAAAGGCGACAAGGTTGTACATTTTATGATGAACTCTGTTGACTGGCTGGTGGCATATTTCGGTATAGTACGGACAGGTGCATGGGTTGTACCTCTCAATTTCCGTTTTACTGCCGATGATGTTAAATATTGCAGTGATGTTGCCGAGCCCAAGATGGTTATATTTGATGAAGAGTTTACCGGTAGGATAGATGCGATAAAGGATAAACTCCCCACGGTTAAAAATTATATCTGTGCAGGGAAAACCGTTCCTTCTTATGCCGAATCTTTTGCATCGCTTGTTTATGCTTCTCCTTCAAACGCCCTGGATACCATGATAACCTATGATGACCCATGCGGCCTCTACTTTACCTCCGGTACCACAGGTCAGCCAAAACCGATATTGCTTACCCATAAGAATATGCTCAGCGCATGTATCACTGAGAATGCGCATCACAGGCAGACAAAAAAGGATTGTTTTATCCTGATCCCGCCTCTTTACCACACAGGGGCAAAGATGCACTGGTTCGGGAGCTTTATTGTAGGCAGTAAGGCCGTTATTCTGAAGGGCGTAACGCCGGAGTGGGTTCTCGAGGCAGTAAACGAGGAGGGTGGAACCATTGTATGGCTGCTTGTACCCTGGGCTCAGGATATCCTTCTAAAGTTTGACAGCGGAGAGCTTAAGCCAACCGATTATAACTTGAGCCAGTGGAGGCTGATGCATATAGGCGCCCAGCCTGTACCGCCAGCGCTTATAAAGCACTGGAAAGAATACTTCCCGACAATGGATTATGATACAAACTATGGTTTGAGTGAGTCTACAGGCCCCGGGTGTGTTCACCTCGGTATGGGGAATGAACATAAGATAGGCGCCATCGGTATACCCGGTTTTAATTGGGAAACAAAGATTGTTGATGAAAACGGCAATCTTGTGAAAAGCGGTGAACCCGGAGAACTCTGTGTCCGCGGCGATGGTGTGATGAGAGAATATTACAAAAACCAGGAGGCAACAGCAAAGTCGCTTATTGATGGCTGGCTCTTTACCGGCGACATGGCAAGGCAGGACGAAGACGGCTTCATCTGGCTCGTTGACCGCAAGAAGGATATTATCATAACAGGAGGCGAGAACGTATTCCCTGTTGAGGTTGAAGATTTCCTCCACACAAATCCCAAGGTAAAAGATGTAGCGGCTATCGGACTGCCCGATGACCGTCTCGGTGAGATAATTGCCGTTATTATTGACGTGGTGCCGGGCAAAACGTTGACTGAAGATGAGGTAGCAAAATTCTGTGAGGGGTTGCCCAAATACAAAAGACCGAGAAAAATCATCTTTGACGAAGTGCCCCGTAATCCTACCGGAAAGATAGAAAAGCCGAAACTGAGGAAAAAATTTAATGGAATGAAAGAAGCATTTAAGATATAA
- a CDS encoding DUF2860 family protein → MTKEHIFGELSTIFFCMLFLFLSVIPDARAGKYEITVGGWAMAVERADNLWGKGNRRIDSLGSKAAASTSSLALPYFDAKYIPDYQEGQKGITTLYFNTIAEPGSINVGVRHVFQSGAIDVSGFYSLVAKNWQNPYVLYRTATNTMYFGSRITYAKIMGTNLSLSYKIARTDVDNDVIGGLHSTLRQDGFTHRAIIDYKYDFNKMFSIIPEFSFERGQFDGGSNSYNSYGGGLGFAMRTPFFDLNTRFYGSTAKFDRLHPIFAKTRNENTYGTSVVATFPEPFGWKKYTIVAGINGYQTESNIRFFDRYTMMSLVGLSYKF, encoded by the coding sequence ATGACGAAAGAGCATATATTTGGAGAGTTAAGCACCATCTTCTTTTGTATGCTCTTTCTTTTTCTCTCTGTCATCCCCGATGCCCGGGCCGGCAAATATGAGATAACTGTCGGAGGCTGGGCAATGGCAGTGGAAAGGGCGGATAACCTCTGGGGAAAGGGCAACAGGAGAATTGACAGTCTTGGTTCGAAAGCCGCCGCAAGCACGTCCTCTTTGGCGCTCCCGTACTTTGATGCAAAGTATATCCCGGATTATCAGGAAGGACAAAAAGGCATTACCACCTTATATTTCAACACCATTGCCGAGCCGGGGAGTATCAACGTCGGTGTAAGGCATGTTTTCCAGAGTGGTGCTATCGATGTCTCAGGTTTTTACTCTCTGGTGGCAAAAAATTGGCAAAATCCTTATGTGTTATACAGAACAGCAACAAATACCATGTATTTCGGCAGCAGGATTACTTATGCAAAAATAATGGGCACCAATCTTTCTCTTTCTTATAAGATTGCCAGAACTGATGTCGACAATGATGTCATCGGGGGTCTCCATTCAACACTCAGACAGGATGGATTTACCCATAGGGCAATCATCGATTATAAATACGATTTCAATAAAATGTTCAGTATCATACCTGAATTTTCATTTGAAAGGGGTCAGTTTGACGGCGGCAGCAACAGCTACAACAGTTATGGAGGCGGGCTCGGATTTGCAATGAGAACTCCATTTTTCGACCTTAATACGCGGTTTTATGGCAGTACGGCAAAATTTGACAGACTCCATCCGATATTTGCAAAGACAAGGAATGAAAACACATATGGAACAAGCGTTGTGGCCACATTCCCGGAGCCCTTCGGATGGAAGAAGTATACAATAGTGGCTGGCATAAACGGGTATCAAACGGAATCAAATATAAGATTTTTTGACAGATATACCATGATGTCTCTTGTGGGGCTTTCATACAAATTTTGA
- a CDS encoding DUF763 domain-containing protein, producing MKRTVTTLPLHYGKAPAWLFQKMKRLSAALIEVIVLEFGTKELLVRLADPVWFQALGCAVGFDWHSSGVTTTVCGALKEGLASIGDEIPIAICGGKAKRAIQTPGDIEAYGEKWGVDVTDHIAMSRLCAKVDNTAVQDGYNLYHHTFIFTKDGDWAIIQQGMTENLKNARRYQWLSRESLDITNEPHTGITCNERGNVLNLVAGESEGTRKSTVDFVKENPDEMIKTWKEIALAMPKRHYISPADINQTRLFKMFRTIHESHPETFKDLIGIHGVGPRTVSALSLISELVYEKPPSFKDPARFSFAHGGKDGYPFPVDKNTYENSIEFLKICIEKAKVGDRDKIDAFRKLSALSG from the coding sequence ATGAAAAGGACAGTTACTACTCTGCCATTACATTATGGAAAGGCGCCTGCATGGCTTTTTCAGAAGATGAAAAGGCTCTCTGCCGCGCTTATCGAAGTCATAGTTCTGGAGTTCGGGACAAAAGAGCTCCTTGTCCGTCTTGCCGATCCTGTATGGTTTCAGGCCCTGGGATGTGCCGTTGGCTTTGACTGGCACAGCAGCGGTGTTACTACAACAGTCTGCGGGGCATTAAAAGAAGGTCTTGCATCTATAGGTGATGAGATACCGATAGCAATATGCGGCGGCAAGGCAAAAAGGGCAATCCAAACCCCCGGAGATATTGAAGCCTATGGAGAAAAGTGGGGTGTTGACGTTACGGATCATATTGCCATGAGCCGCCTATGCGCAAAAGTTGACAATACTGCCGTCCAGGATGGTTATAATCTTTACCATCATACTTTTATATTCACAAAAGATGGTGATTGGGCAATCATTCAGCAGGGCATGACCGAAAATCTCAAAAACGCAAGACGTTATCAATGGCTCTCAAGGGAAAGTCTTGATATAACAAATGAACCTCACACCGGTATTACCTGCAACGAGAGGGGGAACGTATTGAACCTTGTAGCTGGTGAGAGTGAAGGGACACGAAAATCAACAGTTGATTTTGTCAAAGAAAATCCTGATGAAATGATCAAGACATGGAAAGAGATTGCTTTGGCTATGCCAAAAAGACATTACATATCACCTGCTGACATAAATCAAACACGCCTTTTCAAGATGTTCAGAACAATTCATGAATCACACCCTGAAACATTCAAAGACCTTATAGGGATTCATGGCGTCGGCCCGAGAACCGTATCGGCTCTTTCTTTAATATCCGAGCTTGTGTATGAAAAGCCTCCGAGCTTTAAAGATCCTGCACGGTTCAGTTTTGCCCACGGTGGCAAAGACGGTTACCCATTTCCTGTTGACAAAAATACCTATGAAAATTCCATAGAATTCCTGAAAATTTGTATTGAAAAGGCAAAGGTAGGGGATAGGGACAAGATCGATGCATTCAGAAAGCTTTCCGCATTATCAGGTTAA
- a CDS encoding DUF362 domain-containing protein: MASDIILRKGKLSKALWNSFNDYYKSVGADNNYTSKKWQQWKDSPGIIKYLAEMDAIKVGWIIYDPEKSTIVEILVSKKGEGEHIVTGMIDALVLRENLVTAEILKTDQEKYKWMIEYGFRPTRSFAVDGLSFLRMDLSIAVLFKKLAGHKPARIYRKTETVAIQKVSDAATYDGVKSAMKALIDKLGGLKRYVNPGQTVVIKPNLVADHGINKDGVYIGGIVTDIRVIKALIELLLPIAGKIIIAEGSSINRSQTAKQFSHYGYDKLIDLDPSKVSLVDLNTDELVEKQVPRGKRMLSRKIPLTLEKADVIINIPVMKIHFAAYVSLSVKSLQGAIPPLEKYMTHFFGLWQNLVNIHHLVKPDLIIIDGIVGQEDFGPVSGIPKTMNLLIGGTNPVATDAATMRIMGLEPALSPPVYLAYMQGLGPIESEKINIIGSSIDEVKSPFKLPEININSGKDFIIHAGQACPGCRGYLHFVVSKLRKPDPKDPGRLLIDRPFDKKVNIFLGPVTETKINPEETNIFMGICQQHYAETGTHLPGCPPHAEVIMKGIFSLFPDVERPKYADKTEEERLEEMLNEVLANI, translated from the coding sequence ATGGCATCAGATATAATACTAAGAAAAGGAAAGCTGTCGAAGGCCCTGTGGAACAGCTTTAATGACTATTACAAATCCGTAGGCGCTGACAATAATTATACAAGCAAGAAGTGGCAGCAGTGGAAGGACAGCCCGGGCATTATTAAATACCTGGCAGAAATGGATGCCATAAAAGTGGGCTGGATAATATATGATCCGGAAAAGAGCACCATTGTTGAGATACTGGTAAGCAAAAAGGGGGAAGGTGAGCATATTGTGACAGGCATGATTGATGCACTTGTTCTCAGGGAAAATCTTGTTACAGCGGAAATCCTGAAGACAGACCAGGAGAAGTACAAATGGATGATAGAATACGGTTTCCGCCCCACCCGATCTTTTGCTGTGGATGGATTATCATTTCTCAGGATGGACCTTAGCATTGCGGTGCTTTTTAAAAAACTTGCAGGCCACAAGCCTGCCAGAATTTACCGGAAAACCGAAACAGTGGCCATTCAAAAGGTTTCCGATGCTGCTACGTATGATGGCGTTAAGTCTGCCATGAAGGCGCTTATCGACAAACTCGGAGGACTGAAGAGATATGTCAACCCGGGCCAAACAGTGGTGATAAAACCTAACCTTGTTGCAGATCACGGAATTAATAAGGATGGCGTCTACATAGGGGGCATTGTCACGGACATACGGGTCATCAAAGCTTTGATAGAACTGCTTCTCCCGATAGCAGGAAAGATAATCATTGCCGAAGGTTCGTCCATCAACAGAAGCCAGACAGCAAAGCAGTTTTCCCATTACGGGTATGACAAACTTATTGATCTCGATCCCTCTAAGGTAAGTCTCGTAGACTTAAATACCGACGAACTGGTGGAAAAGCAGGTACCGCGAGGTAAAAGGATGCTTTCCCGGAAGATACCCCTTACCCTGGAAAAGGCAGATGTGATCATCAACATCCCGGTAATGAAGATACACTTTGCCGCCTATGTTTCCCTGAGTGTAAAAAGCCTGCAAGGAGCTATCCCGCCACTTGAAAAATACATGACCCATTTTTTCGGGCTCTGGCAGAATCTTGTTAATATCCACCATCTTGTAAAACCGGATCTCATTATCATTGACGGAATTGTCGGGCAGGAGGATTTCGGGCCCGTATCCGGTATTCCGAAGACAATGAACCTCCTTATCGGAGGGACCAACCCGGTGGCTACAGATGCTGCTACCATGAGAATCATGGGCCTTGAACCTGCGCTATCCCCACCTGTATACCTTGCTTATATGCAGGGACTTGGGCCTATTGAATCGGAGAAAATAAATATTATCGGTTCTTCCATCGATGAAGTGAAGAGCCCATTCAAACTCCCTGAAATCAATATAAACAGCGGTAAGGACTTTATAATCCATGCAGGCCAAGCCTGTCCGGGCTGCAGGGGATATCTCCACTTTGTGGTAAGCAAACTAAGAAAACCCGATCCTAAGGACCCGGGAAGACTTCTAATAGACCGTCCCTTCGACAAAAAAGTGAACATCTTTCTTGGCCCTGTCACTGAAACCAAAATCAATCCTGAAGAAACAAATATATTTATGGGCATCTGCCAGCAGCATTACGCTGAAACAGGTACCCATCTGCCGGGCTGTCCTCCCCATGCAGAGGTCATCATGAAGGGGATATTCAGTCTGTTCCCGGATGTGGAAAGACCCAAATACGCGGATAAAACAGAGGAGGAAAGGCTGGAAGAGATGCTCAATGAGGTTCTGGCAAATATTTAA
- a CDS encoding radical SAM protein: MIVPIFLPHLGCTDRCIYCDQGCITDVHSHDLPSQIKKSLEKMTGKFEVGLFGGNIFNVEPSTLKMLFQYFDNFSERILNFKISTKPTPLNDETIRILKENRVTVVELGMPVFNDIMLKKLNRGHTIEDFYRAFYLLKNEGFHVALQVMVGLPDETMNDIKETTRQIIRLSPHYIRIYPLVVLKDTPLHRMHKEGLFVPIQFEEAIERATHIYLNALRHSIKTVKMGLTANELIKDSIVAGQFHPAFGYMVKSQAFYLAIKTNIDVAAIKGDVTVKLNSADIPHLIGHKRVNIERFKEQGIYVTWEKQDIEKGSFILCSGPTVIKGIIFDALSTS, translated from the coding sequence ATGATTGTGCCTATTTTCCTTCCACACCTTGGCTGCACAGATCGATGCATCTATTGCGACCAGGGGTGTATTACCGATGTGCACAGTCATGATTTGCCTTCCCAGATTAAAAAATCGCTCGAAAAAATGACAGGGAAGTTTGAAGTAGGTTTATTCGGAGGAAATATCTTCAATGTGGAACCCTCAACGCTTAAGATGCTTTTTCAATATTTTGATAACTTTTCAGAGAGGATTTTAAACTTCAAGATCTCCACAAAGCCTACCCCTCTCAATGACGAGACAATCCGTATACTGAAAGAGAACAGGGTGACTGTCGTTGAACTCGGTATGCCGGTCTTTAACGATATTATGCTTAAAAAACTCAATAGGGGGCATACTATTGAGGATTTTTACAGGGCCTTCTATCTTTTGAAAAACGAGGGATTTCATGTTGCCCTTCAGGTTATGGTGGGCTTACCTGACGAAACTATGAACGATATAAAGGAAACGACGAGGCAAATTATCCGTTTATCTCCTCATTATATAAGGATTTACCCGCTTGTTGTATTAAAAGATACCCCCCTTCACAGGATGCATAAAGAAGGTCTTTTTGTACCCATTCAATTTGAAGAGGCAATTGAACGCGCAACCCATATATATCTTAATGCTTTGAGGCACAGCATAAAGACGGTTAAGATGGGGCTTACGGCTAACGAATTGATAAAAGACAGTATAGTTGCAGGCCAATTTCACCCCGCCTTTGGATATATGGTCAAATCGCAGGCATTCTATCTTGCAATTAAGACAAATATTGATGTTGCAGCAATAAAAGGTGATGTAACTGTGAAGTTAAACAGCGCAGACATCCCGCACCTTATAGGGCATAAGCGAGTGAATATTGAAAGGTTTAAAGAACAGGGTATATACGTGACCTGGGAAAAGCAGGATATTGAAAAGGGAAGCTTTATATTGTGCAGCGGCCCAACAGTAATAAAAGGCATTATCTTTGATGCACTTTCAACATCATAA
- a CDS encoding secondary thiamine-phosphate synthase enzyme YjbQ has product MVHTEQFQLKTKGFGDTIDITGKTITITGNSKVKNGLVTVFCPGSTGTITTIEYESGVIGDLQKALEKIAPSNTDYEHNLRWGDGNGFSHVRAALMKPSLSIPLVNGELALGTWQQIVFIDFDNRGRNRTVIVQAIGE; this is encoded by the coding sequence ATGGTACATACCGAACAATTTCAATTAAAAACAAAGGGGTTCGGGGATACGATAGATATTACCGGTAAAACCATAACGATAACCGGCAATTCAAAGGTTAAGAACGGTCTTGTGACTGTTTTTTGCCCCGGTTCCACAGGCACAATTACCACAATAGAATATGAGTCAGGTGTTATAGGGGATCTGCAAAAGGCGCTGGAAAAGATTGCTCCTTCAAACACGGATTACGAACATAACCTGCGCTGGGGTGACGGGAACGGATTTTCCCATGTCCGGGCTGCTTTGATGAAGCCCTCCCTTTCGATCCCTCTGGTAAACGGAGAACTTGCTCTCGGCACATGGCAGCAAATAGTCTTTATAGATTTTGATAACAGGGGAAGAAACAGAACTGTCATTGTTCAGGCAATCGGGGAATAA
- the rnc gene encoding ribonuclease III, whose translation MDLTPLEITICYVFKNRELLNQAITHSSCFNEKKEVRRSDNEKLEYLGDAVLNSIVSILLYKKFRDRDEGFLSNARSSLVKRETLTEIARSIDLKQHMNYGNGENNVPEESKVLSNMLEALIGAIYLDGGMRKTAQVIKKLFNPHFKEEKLTEKSPKNVLQEYSQKKWGMLPKYKFSRKTKDGFTVIVCIGKEFKAKGMGKNKKEAEQYAAKSLLNSLIGTYTL comes from the coding sequence ATGGATCTTACTCCTTTAGAAATAACGATTTGTTATGTTTTCAAAAACAGAGAGCTGTTAAACCAGGCCATTACACACAGTTCCTGTTTTAACGAAAAAAAGGAAGTAAGACGGTCAGATAACGAAAAGCTCGAATACCTTGGTGATGCAGTTTTGAACAGCATTGTCAGTATACTACTGTATAAAAAATTCCGTGACAGAGATGAAGGGTTCTTAAGCAATGCACGCTCAAGTCTCGTAAAGAGAGAGACTTTAACCGAGATTGCGCGAAGCATAGATCTGAAACAACATATGAATTACGGAAATGGTGAAAACAATGTACCGGAAGAATCCAAAGTCTTATCAAATATGCTTGAAGCACTTATAGGCGCCATCTATCTGGACGGTGGAATGAGAAAGACAGCGCAGGTTATTAAAAAACTGTTTAACCCGCATTTCAAGGAAGAAAAACTCACAGAAAAAAGTCCGAAAAATGTGCTCCAGGAATATTCCCAGAAAAAATGGGGTATGCTTCCGAAATACAAATTTTCAAGAAAAACAAAGGATGGTTTCACTGTAATTGTATGTATTGGAAAAGAGTTTAAAGCAAAAGGCATGGGTAAGAACAAGAAAGAGGCGGAGCAGTATGCTGCTAAATCGCTTCTTAATAGTTTGATTGGCACATATACGCTTTAA
- a CDS encoding class I adenylate-forming enzyme family protein translates to MNFAVFSGLNASKFPKREFIIESYPSKGLRRSLTWEQFDNQANKLANYLKQECGIKKGDIVVHLVMNCMEWYASYIAVLKIGATVTPLNFRFASSDIKYAADVTKCKAFIFGEAFNQRVEPIMKEMDYCKHFICLGDNLLPGVKSYNEIMEKGNGTSVCVEADDDEMAELMFTSGTTGAPKPVSHTHKTLFFIGIGNALTYNEGYNSIYLSPHPFYHSGTLFLSFPCYIAAGKVLMPMEIQPEFYLRSIADEKCTGGWNTVPTWSDVINAIKTGKVDLSKYDLSALKHIEIGAQPVPYILLEDSKKFFPNLPIANIYGITEGGGGGLTNCYDEDIMRKPGSIGQATAFMEAKVIDADNNELPAGQIGELILKGPRLMKEYAFNAEMTAKTITDGWLHTGDLAYVDEEGFIFFADRAKDLIIRGGENIFPAEIEDALRKHPKIQDVAVLGYPHPRLVEIVMAFVQAKEGETLTDDEIINFCKEKGLAKFKWPEKFVYTTIPRNPAGKIEKPKLRDIYVKPAKDEMEKEFKKGG, encoded by the coding sequence ATGAATTTTGCTGTTTTTTCAGGACTTAACGCAAGCAAATTTCCAAAGAGAGAATTTATCATCGAGAGCTATCCTTCAAAGGGGCTCAGGAGGAGCCTGACCTGGGAACAGTTTGATAATCAGGCAAATAAGCTTGCAAACTATTTGAAGCAGGAATGCGGAATAAAAAAAGGCGATATCGTTGTGCACCTCGTGATGAACTGTATGGAGTGGTACGCAAGTTATATAGCTGTTTTGAAAATAGGCGCCACAGTAACGCCGCTAAACTTCCGTTTCGCAAGCTCGGATATCAAATATGCTGCTGATGTTACAAAATGTAAGGCATTTATTTTCGGTGAAGCCTTCAACCAACGAGTCGAACCGATCATGAAGGAGATGGATTACTGTAAACATTTTATCTGCCTCGGTGATAATTTATTGCCTGGTGTAAAATCGTATAATGAGATCATGGAAAAAGGCAATGGGACAAGCGTCTGCGTCGAAGCAGATGATGACGAAATGGCCGAGCTTATGTTTACATCCGGTACTACGGGGGCGCCCAAACCGGTTTCCCATACTCATAAAACACTGTTTTTCATAGGGATAGGCAATGCCCTTACGTATAATGAGGGTTACAACAGTATCTACCTCTCGCCGCATCCTTTCTATCACAGCGGTACACTTTTCCTCTCTTTCCCTTGCTATATTGCAGCAGGCAAGGTACTTATGCCGATGGAGATACAGCCGGAATTTTATCTAAGATCGATTGCCGATGAAAAATGCACCGGCGGCTGGAACACGGTTCCTACATGGTCAGATGTAATAAATGCAATCAAAACCGGCAAGGTTGACCTTTCTAAATACGACCTCTCTGCATTGAAACATATCGAGATCGGCGCCCAGCCGGTTCCATATATACTTCTGGAGGATTCGAAGAAATTCTTCCCGAATCTGCCCATTGCAAATATATACGGCATAACCGAAGGCGGAGGCGGCGGGCTTACAAACTGTTATGACGAAGACATCATGCGGAAACCTGGTTCAATAGGCCAGGCAACAGCATTTATGGAAGCAAAGGTGATTGATGCTGATAACAATGAACTTCCGGCCGGTCAGATTGGCGAACTCATCCTTAAAGGCCCCCGTCTCATGAAGGAATATGCCTTTAACGCTGAAATGACAGCCAAAACAATCACGGATGGGTGGTTACATACCGGAGACCTTGCCTATGTAGATGAAGAGGGTTTTATCTTTTTTGCAGACAGGGCAAAAGACCTGATCATCAGAGGCGGTGAAAATATCTTTCCTGCCGAAATAGAGGATGCATTACGGAAACACCCGAAGATACAGGATGTGGCGGTCCTTGGCTATCCGCATCCGAGGCTTGTAGAGATCGTTATGGCTTTTGTTCAGGCAAAAGAAGGTGAGACATTGACAGACGATGAAATAATAAATTTCTGCAAGGAAAAGGGTCTTGCAAAATTTAAATGGCCTGAAAAATTCGTCTATACCACTATCCCGCGCAACCCTGCAGGGAAGATCGAAAAACCGAAGCTTAGAGACATTTATGTAAAACCTGCAAAAGATGAAATGGAGAAGGAATTCAAGAAAGGTGGTTGA